One genomic segment of Drosophila melanogaster chromosome 3L includes these proteins:
- the Snmp2 gene encoding sensory neuron membrane protein 2, isoform D, whose protein sequence is MIHWSLIVSALGVCVAVLGGYCGWILFPNMVHKKVEQSVVIQDGSEQFKRFVNLPQPLNFKVYIFNVTNSDRIQQGAIPIVEEIGPYVYKQFRQKKVKHFSRDGSKISYVQNVHFDFDAVASAPYTQDDRIVALNMHMNAFLQVFEREITDIFQGFANRLNSRLNQTPGVRVLKRLMERIRGKRKSVLQISENDPGLALLLVHLNANLKAVFNDPRSMFVSTSVREYLFDGVRFCINPQGIAKAICNQIKESGSKTIREKSDGSLAFSFFGHKNGSGHEVYEVHTGKGDPMRVLEIQKLDDSHNLQVWLNASSEGETSVCNQINGTDASAYPPFRQRGDSMYIFSADICRSVQLFYQTDIQYQGIPGYRYSIGENFINDIGPEHDNECFCVDKLANVIKRKNGCLYAGALDLTTCLDAPVILTLPHMLGASNEYRKMIRGLKPDAKKHQTFVDVQSLTGTPLQGGKRVQFNMFLKSINRIGITENLPTVLMPAIWVEEGIQLNGEMVAFFKKKLINTLKTLNIVHWATLCGGIGVAVACLIYYIYQRGRVVEPPVK, encoded by the exons ATGATCCACTGGTCTCTGATTGTCAGTGCCCTGGGCGTCTGCGTGGCCGTCTTGGGCGGCTACTGCGGCTGGATTCTCTTCCCCAACATGGTACACAAAAAGGTCGAGCAG aGCGTTGTTATACAAGATGGCTCGGAACAATTCAAACGATTTGTGAATTTACCTCAGCCATTGAACTTCAAAGTCTACATATTCAATGTGACCAATTCGGATAGGATTCAACAAGGTGCCATACCAATAGTCGAGGAAATAGGACCCTATGTATACAA ACAATTCCGCCAGAAGAAAGTGAAGCACTTTTCGAGAGATGGATCGAAAATTTCCTATGTGCAAAATGtgcatttcgatttcgatgcTGTTGCCTCAGCTCCATATACCCAAGATGATCGAATTGTGGCTCTCAATATGCACATGAAT GCATTTTTACAAGTATTCGAAAGGGAAATCACAGATATCTTTCAGGGATTTGCCAATAGGCTTAACTCTCGATTGAATCAAACGCCAGGCGTACGAGTCCTGAAACGATTGATGGAACGTATTCGAGGGAAACGTAAA TCTGTGCTGCAGATCTCTGAGAATGATCCTGGACTGGCTTTATTGCTAGTCCACTTGAATGCGAATCTGAAGGCTGTCTTCAACGATCCAAGATCGATGTTTGTGAGCACTTCTGTAAGGGAATATCTTTTCGATGGAGTACGATTCTGTATCAATCCGCAAGGAATCGCCAAGGCAATTTGTAACCAGATCAAGGAAAGTGGATCGAAAACAATCAGGGAGAAGAGCGATGGCAGCTTGGCATTCTCATTCTTCGGTCAT AAAAATGGTTCTGGTCACGAAGTATACGAGGTGCATACTGGAAAAGGTGATCCTATGAGGGTATTGGAGATTCAAAAACTGGATGATTCGCACAACCTGCAGGTGTGGCTGAATGCCAGTTCAGAGGGCGAAACTTCGGTTTGTAATCAAATCAATGGCACTGATGCATCCGCATATCCGCCATTTCGCCAACGAGGGGATTCGATGTACATTTTTAGCGCAGATATTTGCAGATCGGTGCAGTTATTCTACCAAACCGATATACAGTACCAGGGTATACCTGGATATAGATACTCTATTGGCGAGAACTTTATCAACGACATTGGTCCGGAACATGATAACGAGTGCTTCTGTGTTGACAAATTGGCGAATGTGATCAAGAGGAAAAACGGATGTCTATATGCAGGGGCCTTGGATTTGACCACCTGTTTGG ATGCCCCTGTGATTTTGACATTGCCGCACATGCTGGGCGCCTCGAATGAGTACCGCAAAATGATAAGAGGCTTAAAACCAGATGCCAAAAAGCATCAGACTTTTGTGGATGTGCAGTCG CTGACTGGCACGCCTTTGCAAGGCGGCAAAAGGGTACAGTTCAATATGTTCCTCAAGAGCATAAATCGAATCGGCATCACGGAAAATTTGCCCACAGTTTTGATGCCCGCCATTTGGGTGGAGGAG GGCATTCAACTCAATGGTGAAATGGTGGCCTTTTTCAAAAAGAAACTGATCAACACATTGAAAACCCTCAACATCGTTCACTGGGCGACCTTGTGTGGGGGCATTGGGGTTGCGGTTGCGTGCCTGATATACTATATCTATCAAAGGGGGCGTGTCGTGGAGCCGCCCGTGAAGTAA
- the CG13685 gene encoding uncharacterized protein, isoform D, whose translation MSTLPFLLSVADELDNIHSQSYMDDFGLGFHPHRQYYRTPTIQLSLPASTDWTGSGRDWSQTAGNRHTRYRSYKFYDDSQNNLEEEEPPVEDPQPIEQMKLPQQLVQQTNQTISDPQQPTSATATAATTRKGLGMVNSHSHDVGVGGLGLNLKADEDEDDENIDRTVRMYNLSKKCCKNYYRHALETGPGASGKVKCSNARSESHKSSSSSEESLQKIPSPIEFLTCFLVKKSRTPKANVPVGQPLKKTXNTARLLPAAMSTRTSTISSTATSGAVTNATTDTDTTTSKRRSNCFXMLAGVGVVCGQAWSWLQRCGELPNSEPASLPSTRLGRIAY comes from the coding sequence ATGTCGACGTTACCCTTTTTGCTGAGCGTCGCCGACGAGCTGGACAACATACACTCACAGTCCTACATGGATGACTTTGGCTTGGGCTTCCATCCGCACCGCCAGTACTATCGCACACCCACCATTCAGTTGTCCCTGCCCGCCAGCACCGACTGGACGGGATCGGGTCGGGACTGGTCCCAGACAGCGGGCAACAGGCATACTCGCTACCGCAGCTATAAGTTTTACGATGACTCACAGAACAatctggaggaggaggagccgcCCGTGGAGGATCCTCAACCCATTGAACAGATGAAGTTGCCACAGCAGTTGGTCCAGCAGACCAACCAGACGATATCGGATCCCCAGCAACCGACGAGTGCAACTGCCACTGCAGCCACAACTCGCAAGGGACTGGGCATGGTCAACTCCCACTCGCATGATGTGGGTGTTGGTGGTCTGGGCCTGAATCTCAAAGCtgacgaggatgaggacgatGAGAACATCGATCGCACGGTGCGCATGTATAATTTGTCCAAGAAGTGCTGCAAGAACTACTATCGGCACGCCTTGGAGACCGGACCCGGCGCCAGTGGCAAGGTCAAGTGCAGCAATGCGCGCTCCgagagccataagtccagctCCAGTTCGGAGGAAAGCCTCCAGAAGATACCCTCGCCCATAGAGTTCCTCACCTGCTTTCTGGTGAAGAAGTCGCGCACCCCCAAGGCAAATGTGCCAGTTGGGCAGCCGCTGAAGAAGACATAGAACACGGCCCGGCTGCTGCCAGCAGCGATGTCCACTAGGACCTCCACAATCAGCTCCACGGCCACCAGTGGAGCCGTGACCAATGCAACCACGGACACGGATACGACCACGTCGAAGCGCCGGAGTAACTGCTTCTGAATGTTGGCCGGAGTCGGTGTCGTTTGTGGCCAGGCATGGAGTTGGCTCCAGCGGTGCGGGGAGCTTCCCAATTCGGAGCCCGCCTCGTTGCCCTCCACGCGTCTGGGCAGGATCGCGTACTAG
- the CG32373 gene encoding uncharacterized protein, isoform B: MVQNRMSTSVIVLYALMCIAFSTASLNDIPEITPAIDNNLSFQYDDTCWTPPRIKNAKASVKLRRNGEHVFLVTYYSCRVNYKLKRAKDNALYCSNGIWLGLKPNCIKIGKGNTHSMKQKKMRCRIDNGGCAHICNRSTHKCECYEGYTLNSTDLRSCNDIDECKESNGGCSQVCNNLPGEFICTCNSGFEIDESDEKTCLDIDECADPELSWDCTAGCKNLNGTYKCLPSLVGRVEPTDGDGFSPGEIVCKSGFKLSDDGSECQDINECDLADIDSDSWRMTYRYCEHKCENTVGSYICHCPQGYHLLDDQNSCILDGSKLPPSKDAPVSQEAPRKDICPLFKGPANGKASCDKYLQNGFNYTRCNITCNAGYIMQGSQFAVCGHTGLWSSPEAKCVESLALSCPVLTPPRNGRFYPASCNNEPSKSLAICELLCDRGYLPRMDTQLICAAPWGWIQRRWQDNVPQYVFQQSVKQDEGCVKIAPP, encoded by the exons ATGGTGCAAAACAGAATGTCGACATCAGTGATTGTTTTGTACGCGCTTATGTGTATCGCATTTTCCACAG CTTCGTTAAATGATATTCCCGAAATCACCCCCGCAATAGATAACAATTTATCTTTTCAATACGACGATACCTGCTGGACTCCTCCGAGGATTAAAAATGCTAAGGCATCCGTCAAACTTCGCCGAAATGGGGAACATGTCTTTCTTGTGACCTATTATTCCTGCCGCGTCAACTACAAACTCAAACGTGCCAAAGATAATGCACTCTATTGCTCAAATGGTATATGGCTTGGTTTGAAACCCAATTGCATAAAGATTGGTAAAGGAAACACGCATTCAatgaagcaaaaaaaaatg AGATGCAGGATTGATAATGGTGGTTGCGCTCATATATGTAACAGATCAACTCATAAATGCGAATGCTATGAGGGTTATACACTGAATTCCACCGATTTAAGAAGCTGTAATG ATATCGACGAGTGCAAGGAATCGAATGGCGGCTGCTCTCAAGTTTGCAACAACCTTCCTGGTGAATTCATATGCACCTGTAATAGTGGTTTTGAAATAGACGAAAGTGATGAAAAAACTTGCTTGG ACATTGATGAGTGCGCTGATCCCGAACTATCGTGGGACTGTACGGCTGGATGTAAAAACCTAAATGGAACATACAAATGCCTTCCGTCACTGGTGGGCAGAGTTGAGCCCACCGACGGCGATGGTTTCTCCCCGGGTGAAATAGTGTGCAAGTCCGGATTCAAGCTGTCCGACGATGGCAGTGAGTGTCAGGACATTAACGAATGCGATTTGGCGGATATTGATTCAGATTCTTGGCGAATGACTTACCGTTACTGTGAGCACAAATGCGAGAATACGGTAGGTTCCTATATCTGCCATTGCCCCCAAGGATATCATCTACTCGATGATCAAAATAGTTGTATTTTGGATGGCTCCAAATTACCGCCATCGAAAGACGCGCCTGTCAGTCAGGAAGCACCAAGAAAGGATATATGCCCTTTGTTTAAGGGACCAGCCAACGGAAAGGCTTCTTGCGATAAGTATCTCCAAAATGGCTTCAACTACACTCGTTGCAATATTACCTGCAACGCGGGTTATATCATGCAGGGCTCACAATTTGCGGTTTGTGGACACACCGGACTTTGGTCTAGTCCAGAAGCCAAGTGCGTGG AATCCCTCGCATTGAGTTGTCCAGTTTTGACACCCCCTCGCAATGGACGTTTCTATCCTGCAAGCTGCAATAATGAACCATCCAAATCACTCGCGATTTGTGAACTGTTATGTGATCGAGGCTATTTGCCCAGAATGGACACACAGCTCATTTGTGCGGCACCATGGGGCTGGATCCAAAGAAGATGGCAGGACAATGTGCCACAATATGTGTTTCAGCAATCA gtGAAACAGGACGAGGGCTGCGTGAAGATCGCTCCGCCTTAA
- the CG7409 gene encoding uncharacterized protein, which yields MALVPATNNTDWDYWDYRRRLWRDWDLNDWDLPYWKRSLSRVGSAPDLSRVIVGKDGFEANVDVHLFKPYEISVKTSGDTVVVEAKHEKRRDGDTFVGRHIVKRFVLPRGYYPNDVRSELSSDGILTVKCPPYLTNERSVYVRQVGPSYLSIKN from the coding sequence ATGGCTCTTGTCCCGGCTACAAACAATACGGATTGGGATTACTGGGATTACCGTCGTCGGCTGTGGCGCGATTGGGATTTGAACGACTGGGACTTGCCCTACTGGAAGCGATCACTATCTCGCGTTGGATCCGCACCCGATCTAAGTCGGGTAATTGTCGGAAAGGATGGTTTCGAGGCCAATGTGGATGTGCACCTGTTCAAGCCCTATGAGATTAGCGTGAAGACCTCAGGCGACACTGTGGTCGTGGAGGCCAAGCACGAGAAGCGACGTGATGGTGACACCTTCGTGGGTCGCCACATCGTCAAGCGGTTCGTCCTGCCCCGAGGATACTATCCCAACGATGTGCGATCGGAACTGTCGTCCGATGGCATACTTACCGTCAAGTGTCCGCCGTATTTGACCAACGAGCGGAGTGTGTACGTCCGCCAAGTGGGTCCTTCGTATCTAAGCATCAAGAACTAA
- the Snmp2 gene encoding sensory neuron membrane protein 2, isoform B produces the protein MIHWSLIVSALGVCVAVLGGYCGWILFPNMVHKKVEQSVVIQDGSEQFKRFVNLPQPLNFKVYIFNVTNSDRIQQGAIPIVEEIGPYVYKQFRQKKVKHFSRDGSKISYVQNVHFDFDAVASAPYTQDDRIVALNMHMNSVLQISENDPGLALLLVHLNANLKAVFNDPRSMFVSTSVREYLFDGVRFCINPQGIAKAICNQIKESGSKTIREKSDGSLAFSFFGHKNGSGHEVYEVHTGKGDPMRVLEIQKLDDSHNLQVWLNASSEGETSVCNQINGTDASAYPPFRQRGDSMYIFSADICRSVQLFYQTDIQYQGIPGYRYSIGENFINDIGPEHDNECFCVDKLANVIKRKNGCLYAGALDLTTCLDAPVILTLPHMLGASNEYRKMIRGLKPDAKKHQTFVDVQSLTGTPLQGGKRVQFNMFLKSINRIGITENLPTVLMPAIWVEEGIQLNGEMVAFFKKKLINTLKTLNIVHWATLCGGIGVAVACLIYYIYQRGRVVEPPVK, from the exons ATGATCCACTGGTCTCTGATTGTCAGTGCCCTGGGCGTCTGCGTGGCCGTCTTGGGCGGCTACTGCGGCTGGATTCTCTTCCCCAACATGGTACACAAAAAGGTCGAGCAG aGCGTTGTTATACAAGATGGCTCGGAACAATTCAAACGATTTGTGAATTTACCTCAGCCATTGAACTTCAAAGTCTACATATTCAATGTGACCAATTCGGATAGGATTCAACAAGGTGCCATACCAATAGTCGAGGAAATAGGACCCTATGTATACAA ACAATTCCGCCAGAAGAAAGTGAAGCACTTTTCGAGAGATGGATCGAAAATTTCCTATGTGCAAAATGtgcatttcgatttcgatgcTGTTGCCTCAGCTCCATATACCCAAGATGATCGAATTGTGGCTCTCAATATGCACATGAAT TCTGTGCTGCAGATCTCTGAGAATGATCCTGGACTGGCTTTATTGCTAGTCCACTTGAATGCGAATCTGAAGGCTGTCTTCAACGATCCAAGATCGATGTTTGTGAGCACTTCTGTAAGGGAATATCTTTTCGATGGAGTACGATTCTGTATCAATCCGCAAGGAATCGCCAAGGCAATTTGTAACCAGATCAAGGAAAGTGGATCGAAAACAATCAGGGAGAAGAGCGATGGCAGCTTGGCATTCTCATTCTTCGGTCAT AAAAATGGTTCTGGTCACGAAGTATACGAGGTGCATACTGGAAAAGGTGATCCTATGAGGGTATTGGAGATTCAAAAACTGGATGATTCGCACAACCTGCAGGTGTGGCTGAATGCCAGTTCAGAGGGCGAAACTTCGGTTTGTAATCAAATCAATGGCACTGATGCATCCGCATATCCGCCATTTCGCCAACGAGGGGATTCGATGTACATTTTTAGCGCAGATATTTGCAGATCGGTGCAGTTATTCTACCAAACCGATATACAGTACCAGGGTATACCTGGATATAGATACTCTATTGGCGAGAACTTTATCAACGACATTGGTCCGGAACATGATAACGAGTGCTTCTGTGTTGACAAATTGGCGAATGTGATCAAGAGGAAAAACGGATGTCTATATGCAGGGGCCTTGGATTTGACCACCTGTTTGG ATGCCCCTGTGATTTTGACATTGCCGCACATGCTGGGCGCCTCGAATGAGTACCGCAAAATGATAAGAGGCTTAAAACCAGATGCCAAAAAGCATCAGACTTTTGTGGATGTGCAGTCG CTGACTGGCACGCCTTTGCAAGGCGGCAAAAGGGTACAGTTCAATATGTTCCTCAAGAGCATAAATCGAATCGGCATCACGGAAAATTTGCCCACAGTTTTGATGCCCGCCATTTGGGTGGAGGAG GGCATTCAACTCAATGGTGAAATGGTGGCCTTTTTCAAAAAGAAACTGATCAACACATTGAAAACCCTCAACATCGTTCACTGGGCGACCTTGTGTGGGGGCATTGGGGTTGCGGTTGCGTGCCTGATATACTATATCTATCAAAGGGGGCGTGTCGTGGAGCCGCCCGTGAAGTAA
- the CG13685 gene encoding uncharacterized protein, isoform A, with protein MSTLPFLLSVADELDNIHSQSYMDDFGLGFHPHRQYYRTPTIQLSLPASTDWTGSGRDWSQTAGNRHTRYRSYKFYDDSQNNLEEEEPPVEDPQPIEQMKLPQQLVQQTNQTISDPQQPTSATATAATTRKGLGMVNSHSHDVGVGGLGLNLKADEDEDDENIDRTVRMYNLSKKCCKNYYRHALETGPGASGKVKCSNARSESHKSSSSSEESLQKIPSPIEFLTCFLVKKSRTPKANVPVGQPLKKT; from the coding sequence ATGTCGACGTTACCCTTTTTGCTGAGCGTCGCCGACGAGCTGGACAACATACACTCACAGTCCTACATGGATGACTTTGGCTTGGGCTTCCATCCGCACCGCCAGTACTATCGCACACCCACCATTCAGTTGTCCCTGCCCGCCAGCACCGACTGGACGGGATCGGGTCGGGACTGGTCCCAGACAGCGGGCAACAGGCATACTCGCTACCGCAGCTATAAGTTTTACGATGACTCACAGAACAatctggaggaggaggagccgcCCGTGGAGGATCCTCAACCCATTGAACAGATGAAGTTGCCACAGCAGTTGGTCCAGCAGACCAACCAGACGATATCGGATCCCCAGCAACCGACGAGTGCAACTGCCACTGCAGCCACAACTCGCAAGGGACTGGGCATGGTCAACTCCCACTCGCATGATGTGGGTGTTGGTGGTCTGGGCCTGAATCTCAAAGCtgacgaggatgaggacgatGAGAACATCGATCGCACGGTGCGCATGTATAATTTGTCCAAGAAGTGCTGCAAGAACTACTATCGGCACGCCTTGGAGACCGGACCCGGCGCCAGTGGCAAGGTCAAGTGCAGCAATGCGCGCTCCgagagccataagtccagctCCAGTTCGGAGGAAAGCCTCCAGAAGATACCCTCGCCCATAGAGTTCCTCACCTGCTTTCTGGTGAAGAAGTCGCGCACCCCCAAGGCAAATGTGCCAGTTGGGCAGCCGCTGAAGAAGACATAG
- the CG13685 gene encoding uncharacterized protein, isoform B: MSTLPFLLSVADELDNIHSQSYMDDFGLGFHPHRQYYRTPTIQLSLPASTDWTGSGRDWSQTAGNRHTRYRSYKFYDDSQNNLEEEEPPVEDPQPIEQMKLPQQLVQQTNQTISDPQQPTSATATAATTRKGLGMVNSHSHDVGVGGLGLNLKADEDEDDENIDRTVRMYNLSKKCCKNYYRHALETGPGASGKVKCSNARSESHKSSSSSEESLQKIPSPIEFLTCFLVKKSRTPKANVPVGQPLKKTXNTARLLPAAMSTRTSTISSTATSGAVTNATTDTDTTTSKRRSNCF, from the coding sequence ATGTCGACGTTACCCTTTTTGCTGAGCGTCGCCGACGAGCTGGACAACATACACTCACAGTCCTACATGGATGACTTTGGCTTGGGCTTCCATCCGCACCGCCAGTACTATCGCACACCCACCATTCAGTTGTCCCTGCCCGCCAGCACCGACTGGACGGGATCGGGTCGGGACTGGTCCCAGACAGCGGGCAACAGGCATACTCGCTACCGCAGCTATAAGTTTTACGATGACTCACAGAACAatctggaggaggaggagccgcCCGTGGAGGATCCTCAACCCATTGAACAGATGAAGTTGCCACAGCAGTTGGTCCAGCAGACCAACCAGACGATATCGGATCCCCAGCAACCGACGAGTGCAACTGCCACTGCAGCCACAACTCGCAAGGGACTGGGCATGGTCAACTCCCACTCGCATGATGTGGGTGTTGGTGGTCTGGGCCTGAATCTCAAAGCtgacgaggatgaggacgatGAGAACATCGATCGCACGGTGCGCATGTATAATTTGTCCAAGAAGTGCTGCAAGAACTACTATCGGCACGCCTTGGAGACCGGACCCGGCGCCAGTGGCAAGGTCAAGTGCAGCAATGCGCGCTCCgagagccataagtccagctCCAGTTCGGAGGAAAGCCTCCAGAAGATACCCTCGCCCATAGAGTTCCTCACCTGCTTTCTGGTGAAGAAGTCGCGCACCCCCAAGGCAAATGTGCCAGTTGGGCAGCCGCTGAAGAAGACATAGAACACGGCCCGGCTGCTGCCAGCAGCGATGTCCACTAGGACCTCCACAATCAGCTCCACGGCCACCAGTGGAGCCGTGACCAATGCAACCACGGACACGGATACGACCACGTCGAAGCGCCGGAGTAACTGCTTCTGA